A DNA window from Nitrospirota bacterium contains the following coding sequences:
- a CDS encoding pitrilysin family protein, with amino-acid sequence MMPLFLLIAASSLLFAFASPAAATETREFILSNGMKVLLVEVPKAPVATVQVWYKVGSRNEVMGRAGLSHMLEHMMFKGTVKYPKGTFSRLIRKNGGIDNAFTSQDFTAYFENLAADRVELALEMEADRMQGLILDMKELTTEREVVKEERRLRTEDDPQGALVEALFAQAYLSHPYHWPVIGWFNDLDAMTLDDLQRHYDTYYSPNNATLIVVGDIKADSLLPAIKQLFEPIPRGPEPKPIATMEPEQKGERRFLLKRDAQVAFVMMGYRVPNFTSEDSYALDILDSILSHGKSSRLYQSLVYEQKSALAVGAEYSLLQTDPGLFYFYALVSPNQKPELVEEALNREIKRLQADPPTELELQRAKNQVEASHVFEQDSNFRRAMLLGQAESVSAGWRKIDQFVERIRAVTAKDIQRVARQYLTEDNRTVGTLIPVPPKQPDAPFSAAQQGRP; translated from the coding sequence ATGATGCCACTATTTCTTTTGATTGCCGCAAGCAGTCTCCTCTTCGCCTTCGCCTCGCCCGCCGCGGCCACAGAAACCCGTGAATTCATCCTGTCCAACGGAATGAAAGTCCTGTTGGTCGAAGTGCCCAAAGCGCCGGTGGCCACCGTCCAAGTCTGGTACAAAGTCGGCTCGCGCAACGAAGTCATGGGCCGGGCAGGCCTCTCCCACATGCTGGAACATATGATGTTCAAGGGCACTGTGAAATATCCCAAGGGCACCTTCTCCCGCCTCATTCGCAAGAACGGCGGAATCGACAACGCCTTCACGAGCCAGGACTTCACCGCCTACTTCGAAAATCTCGCGGCAGACCGCGTCGAGCTGGCCCTGGAAATGGAAGCCGATCGGATGCAGGGGCTCATCCTCGACATGAAGGAGCTGACGACGGAGCGAGAGGTCGTGAAGGAAGAACGACGCCTGCGCACGGAGGACGACCCGCAAGGCGCGCTCGTGGAAGCTCTCTTCGCCCAGGCCTATCTCAGCCATCCCTACCATTGGCCGGTGATCGGCTGGTTCAACGACCTGGATGCGATGACCCTGGACGACTTGCAGCGGCATTACGACACCTATTATTCGCCCAATAATGCGACCCTCATCGTGGTGGGCGACATCAAAGCCGACAGCCTGCTCCCCGCGATCAAACAGCTGTTCGAACCGATTCCGCGAGGACCGGAGCCCAAGCCGATCGCCACGATGGAGCCGGAGCAGAAAGGCGAACGCCGTTTCCTCCTCAAGCGCGATGCGCAAGTCGCGTTCGTCATGATGGGCTACCGCGTGCCGAACTTTACGAGCGAAGACTCCTACGCGCTCGACATTCTGGATTCGATTCTGTCGCACGGGAAAAGCTCGCGCCTCTATCAAAGCCTCGTGTATGAGCAAAAATCGGCGCTGGCCGTCGGGGCAGAATACAGCTTGCTGCAGACAGATCCTGGCCTGTTCTACTTCTATGCCCTCGTGAGCCCCAACCAGAAACCTGAGCTGGTCGAGGAGGCCCTCAACCGGGAGATCAAACGGCTCCAGGCCGACCCGCCGACGGAACTCGAGCTCCAACGGGCGAAGAACCAGGTCGAAGCCTCCCATGTCTTCGAACAGGACTCCAACTTCCGGCGCGCCATGTTGCTCGGACAGGCCGAATCCGTCAGCGCCGGCTGGCGGAAGATCGACCAGTTCGTCGAACGGATCAGAGCAGTCACAGCCAAGGACATCCAGCGTGTCGCGCGCCAATACTTGACGGAAGACAACCGGACCGTCGGCACCTTGATTCCCGTGCCGCCGAAACAACCGGACGCGCCCTTCAGCGCCGCGCAACAGGGAAGGCCCTAA
- a CDS encoding pitrilysin family protein, translating to MPTARRRTILTLVMGCCALLWAAGPALAAEIAPTKFTTANGITVLVLEQHFLPIVEIHALIKAGSAQDPPEKAGLANLVASLLDEGTTTRTSKQLAEQIDFIGGTLEAKASEDFTTASIRVLKKDVDLGFTLLADMLQRPAFHKQEFDRIRTQLLGEMASDNDDPGHIAMKAFNQLVFHGHPYRWPVNGTEETISKISLADVQTFYGREYSPSHVILTIVGDVTLDQAAALVQAHFGSWKKIASTARSQKKPLPVERKTVQLIEKDLTQSTIVIGHGGLSRAHPDFYSVTVMNYILGAGGFSSRLMDSIRDKQGLAYGIMSHFDARLMPGSFWVNLQTKTETTNQAIAGVLAEIKSIRDQPVSDQELAEAKSFLVGSFPLRFDSTAKLAQVLAQVEFYGLGFEYFTQYPKWIDRVTKEDVQRVAKQYLDPQRYALVVVGNLAKAKVKR from the coding sequence ATGCCGACGGCAAGACGACGAACGATCCTGACCCTTGTGATGGGATGCTGCGCCCTCCTCTGGGCAGCCGGCCCCGCTTTGGCGGCGGAGATCGCCCCGACGAAATTCACGACCGCAAACGGCATCACCGTCCTCGTCCTGGAGCAACATTTCCTCCCCATTGTGGAAATCCACGCGCTGATCAAAGCTGGCTCGGCGCAAGATCCTCCCGAGAAGGCAGGACTCGCGAACCTCGTCGCCAGCCTCCTGGACGAAGGGACGACGACCCGCACCTCCAAACAGCTCGCGGAGCAAATCGACTTCATCGGCGGAACCTTGGAGGCCAAAGCCTCGGAGGATTTCACCACCGCCTCCATCCGCGTGCTCAAGAAGGACGTCGATCTCGGATTCACCCTGCTCGCAGACATGCTGCAGCGCCCCGCGTTTCACAAACAGGAATTCGACCGGATTCGCACCCAACTCCTGGGCGAGATGGCCAGCGATAACGACGACCCGGGCCATATCGCCATGAAGGCGTTCAATCAGCTCGTCTTCCACGGACACCCCTACCGCTGGCCCGTCAATGGCACGGAGGAGACGATCAGCAAGATCTCCCTGGCCGATGTGCAAACCTTCTACGGGCGGGAATACTCTCCTTCCCACGTCATCCTGACCATCGTCGGCGACGTCACGCTCGACCAGGCCGCAGCTCTGGTCCAGGCCCATTTTGGCAGCTGGAAGAAAATTGCTTCGACGGCGCGGAGCCAAAAAAAGCCCCTGCCGGTCGAGCGGAAAACGGTCCAGCTCATCGAGAAAGACCTCACTCAATCCACCATCGTGATTGGCCATGGGGGCCTCTCGCGCGCGCATCCTGATTTTTATTCGGTCACGGTAATGAACTACATCCTGGGGGCCGGGGGATTTTCTTCCCGCTTGATGGATTCGATTCGCGACAAGCAGGGACTGGCCTACGGCATCATGAGCCATTTCGACGCCAGGCTGATGCCAGGCTCGTTCTGGGTCAACCTCCAAACCAAGACGGAAACGACGAACCAAGCCATCGCCGGCGTCCTGGCCGAGATCAAATCCATCCGCGACCAGCCTGTATCAGATCAGGAACTGGCCGAGGCCAAATCATTCTTAGTTGGCAGCTTCCCGCTGCGATTCGATTCCACCGCGAAGCTCGCCCAGGTGCTCGCCCAGGTGGAGTTCTATGGCCTGGGGTTCGAATACTTTACGCAATATCCGAAATGGATCGACCGGGTTACGAAGGAAGATGTCCAGCGCGTCGCCAAACAGTACCTGGACCCTCAGCGTTACGCGCTCGTGGTGGTGGGCAACCTCGCCAAAGCGAAAGTGAAGCGCTAG
- the larE gene encoding ATP-dependent sacrificial sulfur transferase LarE, protein MMTEPLQGKLDRLRQVISDMQSVLVAFSGGIDSTVVLKVAHEQLGARALGITAVSPTFPTIELDGAKQVAAEIGARHELVQTDQLDIPAFVQNDAARCFHCKTDLYQLLDGLREPRASRWIVDGTNLDDLGDDRPGITAAREWNVRSPLVEAALSKADVRALARTLGLSNWDKPAAACLSSRIPRGIPITIDNLRRVEQAEAILQAEGLRQVRVREHGEIARIEVGTEEFARLNQPELRAHISASLRKVGFRFVCVDLEGYRPGGTSLG, encoded by the coding sequence ATGATGACCGAACCCCTCCAAGGCAAACTCGACCGGCTCCGCCAGGTGATCTCGGACATGCAGTCCGTCCTGGTCGCCTTCTCCGGCGGGATCGACAGTACCGTCGTCTTGAAAGTCGCCCATGAGCAGCTCGGCGCGCGAGCGCTGGGCATCACCGCAGTCTCGCCGACCTTTCCCACGATCGAACTCGACGGCGCAAAGCAGGTGGCAGCAGAGATCGGCGCGCGCCATGAACTGGTCCAGACCGATCAACTCGACATCCCGGCCTTCGTGCAGAACGACGCGGCCCGCTGCTTCCATTGCAAAACGGATCTCTATCAATTGCTGGACGGGCTGCGCGAACCTCGCGCAAGCCGATGGATTGTGGACGGGACAAATCTCGACGATCTGGGGGACGACCGGCCCGGCATCACCGCCGCGCGCGAGTGGAACGTGCGAAGCCCGCTGGTCGAAGCCGCACTGTCGAAAGCCGATGTGCGGGCGCTCGCCCGGACCCTGGGACTCTCCAATTGGGATAAGCCGGCAGCCGCCTGCCTCTCGTCCAGAATTCCTCGCGGCATCCCGATCACAATCGACAATCTCCGGCGCGTGGAGCAAGCCGAAGCGATCCTCCAGGCTGAGGGATTGCGCCAGGTGCGGGTGCGGGAGCATGGAGAGATCGCGCGAATCGAGGTTGGAACGGAGGAGTTTGCTCGGCTGAATCAGCCGGAGCTGCGCGCGCACATCAGTGCCAGCCTCCGCAAAGTGGGATTCCGTTTTGTCTGTGTGGATTTGGAAGGGTACAGACCGGGCGGGACCAGCCTAGGCTGA
- the atpF gene encoding F0F1 ATP synthase subunit B — protein MPQFESHFFSSLIFWEVLSFGILFFVLYKFAFPGILGVLEEREKKIKDSLDQAERHRSEAERKLKEYEAKLNAAAKEAEGILAAAKERAQRLMEENEQRLTTEADRIKGDATREIDHERRKAIQDIRAQTTELALMVAEKVVQRSLTDADHKKFADEALEALSKSYQR, from the coding sequence ATGCCGCAGTTTGAATCTCACTTTTTTTCTTCCCTGATTTTCTGGGAAGTCCTGTCGTTCGGGATTCTTTTCTTCGTGCTCTACAAGTTTGCCTTCCCGGGCATCTTGGGCGTGTTGGAAGAGCGGGAGAAGAAAATCAAGGACAGCCTTGATCAAGCCGAGCGTCATCGGTCAGAGGCCGAGCGGAAACTCAAGGAGTACGAGGCCAAGCTGAATGCCGCGGCGAAAGAAGCGGAAGGCATTTTGGCGGCCGCGAAAGAGCGGGCGCAGCGGCTCATGGAAGAAAATGAGCAGCGGCTGACGACTGAGGCCGATCGGATCAAGGGCGATGCGACGCGCGAAATCGATCATGAGCGCCGCAAGGCGATTCAGGACATTCGCGCCCAGACGACGGAGTTGGCGTTGATGGTCGCGGAGAAGGTGGTGCAGCGCAGTTTGACTGACGCGGACCACAAGAAGTTCGCAGACGAGGCGCTCGAGGCCCTGTCGAAATCCTACCAGCGATAA
- the atpE gene encoding ATP synthase F0 subunit C, whose translation MDSAAAALLGMGLAAAGFAGAGVGIGYIFGKMIEAVARQPEAEARVGKYMWIGFALVEAIALYGLVIAFIIMGLRK comes from the coding sequence ATGGATTCAGCAGCAGCAGCATTGTTGGGTATGGGGTTGGCGGCGGCAGGGTTTGCCGGAGCCGGTGTGGGTATCGGGTACATCTTCGGGAAGATGATCGAAGCGGTGGCGCGTCAGCCGGAAGCGGAAGCCCGCGTTGGAAAATATATGTGGATCGGGTTCGCGCTGGTGGAAGCCATCGCTTTGTACGGTCTGGTCATTGCCTTCATCATCATGGGTCTCCGCAAATAG
- a CDS encoding F0F1 ATP synthase subunit A: MEESPLHPFELHNWIPISLGGLDISINKAVVIMWMVVALVAVLMVMAGSARKLVPGKLQSMAEMMVDFIRGIIMDTMGKEGMRFFPLIATLFLFILFCNLIGLIPGSYTVTSQIVVTAVFACLVYGLSLVMGFLLHGVKFLGILVPPGTPAWLLPLMIPIELISQLARPISLAVRLFANMTAGHVILGVLFGLAISGGLLIGWLPFAFTIAMNGLEVGIAFIQAYIFTVLTCVYLGDAFHLHGHDEHAH, encoded by the coding sequence ATGGAAGAAAGTCCGCTGCATCCGTTCGAGCTGCACAATTGGATCCCGATCTCGCTGGGCGGATTGGATATTTCCATCAATAAAGCCGTGGTCATCATGTGGATGGTCGTCGCCCTGGTGGCGGTGCTCATGGTGATGGCGGGGTCGGCGCGCAAGCTGGTGCCAGGCAAGTTGCAGAGCATGGCGGAGATGATGGTGGACTTCATCCGCGGCATCATCATGGATACGATGGGCAAGGAGGGGATGCGATTCTTCCCCCTCATCGCTACGCTGTTCCTGTTCATCCTCTTCTGTAATCTGATCGGGTTGATCCCCGGCAGCTATACGGTGACGAGTCAGATCGTCGTGACCGCCGTGTTCGCCTGCTTGGTGTATGGGCTGAGCCTGGTCATGGGATTTCTGTTGCATGGGGTGAAGTTCCTGGGCATCCTCGTGCCACCCGGCACGCCGGCCTGGTTGCTGCCCTTGATGATCCCGATCGAGTTGATCAGCCAATTGGCACGGCCGATTTCGTTGGCCGTCCGGTTGTTTGCGAATATGACGGCCGGCCATGTGATTCTCGGGGTCCTGTTCGGCTTGGCCATTAGCGGCGGATTGTTGATCGGATGGTTGCCCTTTGCGTTCACGATCGCCATGAACGGATTGGAAGTTGGTATCGCATTCATTCAAGCGTATATTTTTACCGTGTTGACTTGCGTCTATTTGGGAGACGCATTCCACTTACACGGCCACGATGAGCACGCGCACTAG
- a CDS encoding AtpZ/AtpI family protein → MPPSQDPLYAGLGQAVRIGTDLLASLIVGGGLGWVCDTYLFGSTPWGMVVGLVLGVVAGIRNAYRSAQRWPKT, encoded by the coding sequence ATGCCCCCTTCACAAGATCCATTGTACGCGGGGCTCGGCCAAGCGGTCCGGATCGGAACCGATCTGCTCGCGTCGCTGATTGTTGGGGGCGGTTTGGGCTGGGTGTGTGATACATATCTCTTCGGCTCCACTCCCTGGGGAATGGTTGTGGGCTTGGTGTTAGGCGTCGTAGCCGGGATCAGGAATGCGTACCGGTCGGCGCAACGGTGGCCGAAGACCTAA
- a CDS encoding anthranilate synthase component I family protein, which yields MTRFSQPSFLTGPPQPLVLTMDNRGRTPFDLYRLIAAPSQPSFLLDSGKGTDGGNHYSFLGSSPFAVLTGRQGQASLWTSDGQVHSSNDPFGSLQRLFDGPQIEPAPGLPHFFGGAIGYFSYDLVRDFETLPVMAKDDLPIPHLQFGLYDLIAAVDHRQDLLQIIFCPPMERFSGEPREALYREGLDRLTEWEAKLSGQPTPLAELPALDQMAFHPDQTREAYLDRVRRCQDYIAAGDIYQANLSHRFTLQPPDTYHDSRDRQAYEQELYRRLQAVNPSPFSGLLHFDDVTLISSSPERLVRLHNRQADTRPIAGTRPRGHDDRDDQRLISELLANEKERAEHLMLVDLERNDLGRVCQFGSVQVDEFMAIEQYSHVSHIVSNVSGTLRPEATPFDLIRSLFPGGTITGVPKIRCMEIIEELEPVRRGPYTGSFGYIGWNGDLDLNIIIRTLVWCQGKGYLQVGAGIVADSDPAKEYEETIQKAQAFVSALQRN from the coding sequence ATGACTCGTTTTTCCCAACCATCATTCCTCACTGGTCCTCCGCAGCCCTTGGTCCTCACGATGGACAACCGCGGGAGAACCCCCTTCGACCTCTATCGATTGATTGCCGCTCCCTCTCAGCCGTCCTTCCTCCTCGACAGCGGGAAGGGAACGGACGGAGGGAACCACTATTCTTTTCTGGGGAGCAGCCCCTTCGCGGTGCTAACCGGACGCCAAGGCCAGGCCTCCCTCTGGACCAGCGACGGACAGGTCCATTCGTCGAACGATCCCTTCGGCAGCCTCCAGCGGCTGTTTGACGGCCCCCAGATCGAGCCCGCACCGGGCCTGCCCCATTTTTTTGGCGGGGCCATCGGCTACTTCAGCTACGACCTCGTGCGCGACTTTGAAACGCTTCCAGTTATGGCCAAAGACGATCTGCCGATCCCCCATTTGCAGTTCGGTCTCTATGACCTCATCGCCGCAGTCGATCATCGGCAGGACTTATTGCAGATTATCTTCTGCCCTCCCATGGAACGGTTTTCCGGAGAGCCCAGAGAAGCCCTCTATCGCGAGGGCTTAGACCGATTGACAGAATGGGAAGCCAAGCTGAGCGGGCAGCCCACTCCTCTCGCTGAACTCCCCGCTCTCGATCAGATGGCCTTTCATCCGGACCAAACGCGCGAAGCCTATCTCGATCGAGTCCGGCGCTGTCAGGACTACATTGCGGCGGGAGACATCTATCAGGCCAACCTGTCGCACCGCTTCACCCTGCAGCCTCCCGACACGTACCACGACAGTAGGGATCGACAAGCCTACGAACAGGAGCTCTATCGACGGCTGCAAGCCGTCAACCCCTCCCCCTTCTCAGGGCTCCTGCACTTCGACGACGTCACCTTGATCAGCTCCTCGCCCGAACGGCTGGTCCGTCTCCACAACCGGCAGGCGGACACGCGCCCGATCGCCGGCACCAGACCGCGCGGGCACGATGATCGTGACGATCAACGGCTCATCAGCGAATTACTCGCGAATGAAAAAGAGCGGGCAGAACACTTGATGCTCGTCGATCTCGAACGCAACGACCTGGGCCGCGTCTGCCAATTCGGCAGCGTGCAGGTCGATGAATTCATGGCCATCGAGCAATATTCCCACGTCAGCCACATCGTCTCCAATGTCAGCGGGACCTTGCGGCCAGAGGCCACACCCTTCGATCTGATTCGATCATTGTTTCCCGGAGGCACCATCACCGGCGTGCCCAAAATCCGCTGCATGGAGATTATCGAAGAACTGGAGCCGGTGCGCCGCGGCCCCTATACCGGATCATTCGGCTACATCGGCTGGAACGGCGATCTCGATCTCAATATCATCATTCGAACTTTGGTATGGTGTCAGGGGAAGGGCTACCTGCAGGTCGGCGCCGGAATTGTCGCCGACTCAGACCCGGCCAAGGAATATGAGGAAACGATTCAGAAGGCCCAGGCCTTCGTCAGCGCCTTGCAACGGAACTAA
- a CDS encoding aminotransferase class IV — MWIYLNDRFVPEEQAVVSVFDHGFLYGDGVYETIRSYGSRIFMRNQHLARLRRSAEAIGLTIPIPEQQWPALLHEAMTKNEVGQGHSDAYLRITISRGPGDIGLDPALCPTPTVVIMTKPLQPPPPEQYKTGVSLIVAKTRRNLPSALSPQIKATNFLNNILAKREAIAAGAFDSILLNWESQLTECTVSNIFFVRAGRLCTPALACGLLDGITRDLLLGLARDAKIPVDEGHFGVESLYQADECFLTNTTMEVMPATRVDGHPVGKGTPGPLTQQLHGQFMANRARFLEP, encoded by the coding sequence ATGTGGATTTACCTGAACGATCGATTTGTGCCGGAAGAACAGGCCGTCGTCTCCGTCTTCGACCATGGCTTCCTCTATGGCGATGGGGTCTATGAAACGATTCGCTCCTACGGGAGCCGGATCTTCATGCGGAATCAACACCTCGCCAGGCTTCGCCGGTCTGCGGAGGCGATCGGCCTGACCATTCCCATTCCCGAACAGCAATGGCCGGCACTCCTCCACGAGGCCATGACGAAGAACGAGGTTGGACAAGGCCACAGCGACGCCTACCTTCGCATCACCATCTCACGGGGGCCTGGCGACATCGGCCTGGATCCGGCCCTCTGCCCGACCCCCACCGTCGTCATCATGACCAAACCGCTGCAGCCTCCCCCACCGGAACAATACAAGACCGGCGTGAGCCTGATCGTCGCCAAGACAAGACGGAACCTGCCCAGCGCCCTCTCGCCCCAGATTAAGGCCACCAACTTCTTGAACAATATCCTGGCCAAGAGAGAAGCGATCGCGGCAGGAGCCTTCGACAGCATCCTGCTCAATTGGGAATCGCAGCTGACCGAATGCACTGTGAGCAATATATTTTTCGTCCGGGCCGGCAGGCTCTGTACCCCGGCCCTGGCCTGCGGCCTATTGGACGGGATCACCCGCGACCTGCTGCTCGGCCTTGCGCGGGACGCGAAGATTCCGGTCGACGAGGGCCATTTCGGCGTGGAATCGCTCTACCAAGCGGACGAATGTTTTCTCACCAATACGACGATGGAAGTGATGCCAGCCACCAGAGTGGACGGCCATCCGGTGGGGAAGGGGACGCCAGGCCCCCTCACCCAACAGCTCCATGGGCAATTTATGGCCAACCGGGCGCGCTTTTTAGAACCCTAG